A stretch of the Argentina anserina chromosome 6, drPotAnse1.1, whole genome shotgun sequence genome encodes the following:
- the LOC126800698 gene encoding equilibrative nucleotide transporter 3-like produces MADLNNGQPQQGKFAAMVVCWLLGNGCLFSWNSMLTIEDYYVALFPRYHPSRVLTLVYQPFALFTLIALSYNEANINTRKRNLFGYTLFFLSTLLVLVLDLATSGKGGLGTYIGICALSGAFGVADAHVQGGMIGDLSFMKPEFIQSFLAGLAASGAITSGLRLLTKAMFENSQNGLRKGAIMFFSISTLFELLCVFLYALVFPKLPIVKFYRSKAASEGSKTVSADLAAGGIQTLPEGDIEDPSKMQRLGNKQLLFQNIDYAIGMFLIYALTLSIFPGFLSEDTGSHNLGTWYALVLIAMYNVWDLIGRYVPCLDCLKLESRKWLVVAILARFLLVPAFYFTAKYGDQGWMIMLTSFLGLTNGYLTVCVLTSAPKGYKGPEQNALGNLLVVFLVLGIFAGVTLDWLWLIGKGW; encoded by the exons ATGGCTGACCTTAATAATGGACAGCCACAGCAG GGGAAGTTTGCTGCAATGGTGGTCTGTTGGCTTCTCGGAAATGGGTGTCTCTTCTCATGGAACAGTATGCTTACCATTGAAGATTACTATGTTGCCTTGTTCCCG AGGTATCATCCGTCAAGGGTCCTCACTCTAGTGTATCAGCCGTTTGCGCTCTTTACACTCATAGCATTGTCATACAATGAAGCAAACATCAATACCAGGAAGCGAAATTTGTTTGGATATACCCTGTTTTTCCTAAGCACTCTTCTGGTGCTAGTG TTGGATTTAGCTACATCAGGAAAAGGAGGGCTTGGAACATACATAGGAATCTGTGCCCTTAGTGGTGCTTTTGGAGTTGCAGATGCTCATGTGCAAGGAGGAATGATAGGAGACCTCTCCTTCATGAAACCAGAATTCATTCAA TCTTTCCTTGCTGGTTTGGCTGCATCAGGAGCCATAACCTCTGGACTTAGGCTACTTACAAAGGCAATGTTTGAGAATTCCCAGAATGGCCTTCGCAAGGGAGCCA TTATGTTCTTTTCCATCTCTACGCTCTTTGAGCTGCTATGTGTTTTCCTGTATGCTCTTGTGTTTCCAAAACTACCAATTGTAAAGTTCTACCGCTCCAAGGCAGCATCAGAAGGATCAAAAACTGTTTCGGCTGACCTTGCTGCTGGTGGCATCCAGACGTTGCCGGAAGGG GATATTGAAGATCCAAGTAAAATGCAGCGTCTGGGGAACAAACAATTGCTATTTCAAAACATTGATTATGCAATTGGTATGTTTCTCATCTATGCCCTGACCTTGTCAATATTCCCTGGATTCTTATCAGAAGATACTGGATCTCACAATTTGGGTACATG GTATGCACTGGTTTTGATTGCAATGTACAATGTGTGGGATCTGATCGGAAGATACGTTCCATGCTTAGATTGCCTCAAGTTAGAATCACGTAAATGGCTAGTGGTTGCAATTCTTGCTCGTTTCTTACTTGTTCCTGCATTCTATTTCACTGCCAAGTATGGAGACCAAGGCTGGATGATCATGCTTACATCCTTTTTGGGTTTAACTAATGGTTACTTAACTGTTTGTGTGCTCACTTCAGCACCTAAAGGCTACAAG GGACCGGAGCAAAATGCTTTGGGAAATCTACTGGTAGTGTTCCTGGTCTTAGGTATATTTGCAGGAGTAACACTCGACTGGTTGTGGCTTATAGGCAAGGGATGGTGA
- the LOC126800708 gene encoding cytochrome b6-f complex iron-sulfur subunit, chloroplastic has product MAASTLSSATTSQLCSSKSAMFSSAQALSVMPGRTQMMGKGKGKGMRITCQAAIPADNVPDMGKRKLLNLLLLGAISLPSGFMLVPYATFFAPPGSGGGSGGQTAKDALGNDVVAAEWLKTHGPGDKTLTQGLKGDPTYLVVEKDRTLATYGINAVCTHLGCVVPFNSAENKFICPCHGSQYNDQGRVVRGPAPLSLALAHADIDDGKVIFVPWVETDFRTGDAPWWS; this is encoded by the exons ATGGCTGCCTCTACTCTATCTTCTGCTACCACTTCACAG CTATGCTCCAGCAAGAGTGCTATGTTCTCTTCAGCACAGGCCCTGTCTGTGATGCCTGGGAGGACACAGATGATGGGAAAGGGAAAGGGAAAGGGAATGAGAATTACATGCCAGGCAGCTATTCCAGCTGATAATGTCCCTGACATGGGTAAGAGGAAGCTATTGAATCTGCTTCTTCTTGGTGCTATCTCACTTCCCTCTGGCTTCATGTTGGTTCCCTATGCCACTTTCTTTGCTCCACCTGG CTCTGGTGGCGGTAGTGGTGGTCAAACTGCCAAGGATGCTCTCGGAAACGATGTGGTTGCAGCAGAATGGCTCAAGACCCATGGCCCTGGGGACAAGACTCTTACACAAGGATTGAAG GGTGATCCCACTTACCTTGTTGTGGAGAAAGACAGAACTCTTGCCACATATGGTATCAATGCTGTGTGCACTCACCTTGGTTGTGTCGTGCCATTCAACAGTGCGGAGAACAAGTTCATCTGCCCATGCCATGGATCCCAGTACAATGACCAAGGAAGAGTTGTCAGAGGACCTGCTCCTTTG TCTTTGGCTCTGGCTCATGCTGATATTGATGATGGGAAGGTAATCTTTGTTCCTTGGGTTGAAACTGATTTCAGAACCGGTGATGCTCCATGGTGGTCTTAA
- the LOC126800702 gene encoding putative cyclin-D6-1 — translation MEYDLENPLTISHEIHSDSVTSLFSIESDHIPSENYFQTLQAGDCDISIRREAIASISQLCCNSDNFLSYLAVNYLDRFLSFQGKLQPKPWITKLLAVSCVSLAAKMKKTDFSVLDFQGDGGIIFDTRTIERMEFLILGALKWRMRSITPFSFILFFISLFKLDDPPLRLALKDRATQIILKAQNDVKLLVFKPSIIAASALLSASHELFPMQCPCFKKALSNCSYVNKVNLLQCYYCMQDRVVDEYDSVLEMVSSSVTPANVLDHTFSSSADTGTTTVTSITTLKLERDIKRRKVSDCCNKHHHRVVQINFSSDPAKLRPS, via the exons ATGGAGTACGACCTTGAAAATCCACTAACAATTTCCCATGAAATCCACTCTGACTCGGTCACTTCTCTGTTCTCCATCGAATCCGATCACATTCCATCCGAGAATTACTTCCAAACTCTTCAAGCTGGAGACTGTGACATCTCTATTAGAAGAGAAGCCATTGCTTCAATCTCACAG CTCTGTTGTAACTCTGATAACTTCTTATCCTACCTTGCTGTCAATTATCTTGATCGGTTCTTGTCCTTCCAAGGAAAGCTG CAACCAAAGCCTTGGATCACAAAGCTCCTTGCAGTCTCCTGCGTTTCTCTAGCAGCCAAGATGAAGAAAACTGACTTTTCTGTCCTCGATTTTCAG GGAGATGGGGGTATCATTTTCGATACTCGAACTATAGAGAGAATggagtttctgattttgggagCTCTAAAATGGAGAATGCGGTCCATAACTCCCTtctctttcattcttttcttcatttctttgttCAAACTTGACGATCCTCCATTGAGGCTAGCTCTCAAAGACAGAGCCACCCAGATCATCCTCAAAGCTCAAAATG ATGTGAAGCTTTTGGTGTTCAAGCCATCAATAATTGCAGCCTCTGCTCTCCTCTCCGCTTCTCATGAGTTATTCCCCATGCAATGCCCCTGCTTCAAAAAAGCACTGTCCAACTGttcatatgtaaataag GTAAATTTACTGCAATGCTACTATTGTATGCAGGACAGAGTGGTAGATGAGTATGATTCAGTATTGGAGATGGTGTCTAGCTCAGTGACACCGGCCAATGTGTTGGATCATACTTTTTCAAGCTCTGCAGACACTGGAACAACCACAGTGACTAGCATTACCACTTTAAAATTGGAGAGGGACATCAAGAGGAGGAAAGTTAGTGACTGTTGTAACAAGCATCACCACAGGGTTGTCCAAATAAATTTCTCATCAGATCCAGCAAAGCTGAGGCCTAGTTAG